The genomic DNA CACTTGTCCACCGAGACCATTGTTCATCATAAAATCCGGTTTTTTCACGTACCCGCAACCACCATTCCCTCTAAACATACCATGCATCATCCACAGAGCTCTTCCGTAGCCCTGAAAATTTTGAGACCAAAGATGTGTTAGTTGTGTTGAGATTATAAATGGTCAGATGGTTATAAAAGACCTGAGAAAAACTGCAAACCTGCATGTTGAAAGCAACCATTTGAGCTCCGTACATCCAACCGTTGTAGGGCCTGTAGTTGGAGGAATTTACTCGTGTTGCCTTTGGATATATCCTCAACAGATTCTTCTGTGTGAATCTAGATTATGATTGTAGTGAGCTTAGAGCAAGAAACAATATAACTAGCTCAAAATCTATTGTCTTTTTTGATAGCATGTTATACTTACTTCATGACTTCGGTTCCATATATTTCAGTGGCTTTCTTGAACTTCTGCTCCCTCAAACTCAGCCGTCTAACTCCACCATTATCAATAGTAAGTGCTTTCTTCAATCCATTTTTAGCATTTCCAGAAGGAATGGCTATCAGGCGACTGTAGGTGACGAAATCCAAGTTGCTGGATTCTTTATCAAATCCTACCTCTTCGTTTTTAGCCTCGCTTGTTTCTTCCTCGGTCTACACAAGTCATTGCACGCAAAAGAGAGATACTTAAGATGACACTGAGAAAACTAAAACTCCTAAATTTGAAATGCAGAAGTACCTTCTCATCATCTACTCGGTCTATTGAAACATCTGATGACGCCTTTCCTGATACATCTGACTCAGAATCCTTGTCCTTTTCATAGTTCCGTTTAGGAGGCTTTGTAGATACAACAACTCTATACTTGAGATCTTCTGGTGACGGGAACTCTTTTAAACCGTCAGACTCGGGAAAATACAGCATATCCATGAATACCTCTTTCATCATCTGCAGCAGAATCAAAATCTTTAAGAACTTGTGAAACTAACATGGCAATGATTCATCAGTGAGATCAAGAACGCACCTCAGCTGCTTTGGCTTGAAGATCTGGGGTCAAATGATCTTCCAAGGTTAATATCACAGGGTATGCAGATGCAGAAAAGGCATGATCTTTAATAGACCTCAAGCATTTGATCAGATCCACTGGAGGTGTCCATGCCCTAAAAGCAGTAAACATAGTCTTTTGCTTTGTTCGACAAAATTTCGACCTATAGATCTTTGGAATATACATAATAACACAAAGACATACCAGCCGTGAAGAACAAGTATGTCGTCTTTAGTAGAGTTAGGCCACAGATCAAGTTCAAGAGCTCGAACACCTCTCTTTAATGCCTTAATGAGAGGTACATCACTGCATTCACTGTTGATCTGATTCCCAGTCAGATACGANGCTATCAGGCGACTGTAGGTGACGAAATCCAAGTTGCTGGATTCTTTATCAAATCCTACCTCTTCGTTTTTAGCCTCGCTTGTTTCTTCCTCGGTCTACACAAGTCATTGCACGCAAAAGAGAGATACTTAAGATGACACTGAGAAAACTAAAACTCCTAAATTTGAAATGCAGAAGTACCTTCTCATCATCTACTCGGTCTATTGAAACATCTGATGACGCCTTTCCTGATACATCTGACTCAGAATCCTTGTCCTTTTCATAGTTCCGTTTAGGAGGCTTTGTAGATACAACAACTCTATACTTGAGATCTTCTGGTGACGGGAACTCTTTTAAACCGTCAGACTCGGGAAAATACAGCATATCCATGAATACCTCTTTCATCATCTGCAGCAGAATCAAAATCTTTAAGAACTTGTGAAACTAACATGGCAATGATTCATCAGTGAGATCAAGAACGCACCTCAGCTGCTTTGGCTTGAAGATCTGGGGTCAAATGATCTTCCAAGGTTAATATCACAGGGTATGCAGATGCAGAAAAGGCATGATCTTTAATAGACCTCAAGCATTTGATCAGATCCACTGGAGGTGTCCATGCCCTAAAAGCAGTAAACATAGTCTTTTGCTTTGTTCGACAAAATTTCGACCTATAGATCTTTGGAATATACATAATAACACAAAGACATACCAGCCGTGAAGAACAAGTATGTCGTCTTTAGTAGAGTTAGGCCACAGATCAAGTTCAAGAGCTCGAACACCTCTCTTTAATGCCTTAATGAGAGGTACATCACTGCATTCACTGTTGATCTGATTCCCAGTCAAATACGAATTATGGCTTGTGTAAATGAAATAGTGGGACAAGGGAGACTCCATGTCTTGATGCACCTGAATCAACAAAAGCtcaaagattgaattttttcCATGTTGCAAGAGAAAGAAAGACGTCAGTCCTCAGGAGAGAAAAAATACCTTACTATCAATTGGATGATTCATATCATCTGAAAACAAGAAACTGAAGAAGTCATCAAGGTTCAGCGTATGCCTCAAAAACTTAGTGATATGATGTCTTGCACATGTGATTCTTTCTATGATCTTCTCTGCATCTGAAACCAACACCTCGGTCTGGCCTTGCACCTCAACCAAGAACCGACATAGCTGCTCTGCCGTCAGATGGTTCCTTCCCTCAGTATACTCTACAAACGCTGTCACTACATCCGGAGGTGGGGATCCTCTGTTCATCCTGAGCTTGTCACTGAAACACAAACCCATTTTGTATCTTCCCATTTCTTTCTTCATCCCAGGTCTTTGTATCCCCAAATTGAAGTCTCAGCTCAAGTAAAGGCGACAAGATACTTCACAATCACACCAGCCaatctctatttatatattttcagcTCCTGGATTCTCTTCAAAAAGTTCCTGCAGTTTAGTTAATAAATAGCCAGTTCTGCATATTTGCCATGATCTTCATACtcataaatcaaatataaatcgTTCTTTTTTCGAACATACTTTATTATAACTATAGTGGTATGGCTCTTTTTGCTCAGTGCTCTTAGCTTTCCTCTTCCTTTTCCATATATTCCCAGCCAAGAGACTCATGTTGAAAAACCTCACTTTCCAAAAAAACCAGCTTAAACAATTATTATGGCATCTAATTCCAGAAGCATAATGATGTAGCTGAGGGAAGCTTCAAGGATTCAACGATTGGGTTTCTCaatacttttcattttttctttctttccttcccACATTTCACGGTATGCAAAGTCTTTCAAGTCACTGTTAAAACGCTCATAAAGTCTTTGAAGAATCTCAAAACATCTGTAAGTTACCAATCTCTCCAACGATGAAATAGAATCAAGAATCTGTCTTTCTTCACTAGTAAGCATATATGGTGGTGCGGTCTTTGTCTATGGATTAAGAATATATACCTTTAGATTGTTAAATATAAAGCAACgc from Camelina sativa cultivar DH55 chromosome 2, Cs, whole genome shotgun sequence includes the following:
- the LOC104735911 gene encoding phosphoinositide phospholipase C 5 isoform X2; this translates as MKKEMGRYKMGLCFSDKLRMNRGSPPPDVVTAFVEYTEGRNHLTAEQLCRFLVEVQGQTEVLVSDAEKIIERITCARHHITKFLRHTLNLDDFFSFLFSDDMNHPIDSKVHQDMESPLSHYFIYTSHNSYLTGNQINSECSDVPLIKALKRGVRALELDLWPNSTKDDILVLHGWAWTPPVDLIKCLRSIKDHAFSASAYPVILTLEDHLTPDLQAKAAEMMKEVFMDMLYFPESDGLKEFPSPEDLKYRVVVSTKPPKRNYEKDKDSESDVSGKASSDVSIDRVDDEKTEEETSEAKNEEVGFDKESSNLDFVTYSRLIAIPSGNAKNGLKKALTIDNGGVRRLSLREQKFKKATEIYGTEVMKFTQKNLLRIYPKATRVNSSNYRPYNGWMYGAQMVAFNMQGYGRALWMMHGMFRGNGGCGYVKKPDFMMNNGLGGQVFDPKAKLPVKTTLKVKVYMGKGWDSCFQRTCFNTWSSPNFYTRVGITGVRADKVMKKTKKEDNTWEPFWDEEFAFQLTAPELALLRIEVHDYNMPEKDDFSGQTCLPVTELRQGIRSVPLYDRKGERLVSVTLLMRFQFV
- the LOC104735911 gene encoding phosphoinositide phospholipase C 5 isoform X3, which produces MKKEMGRYKMGLCFSDKLRMNRGSPPPDVVTAFVEYTEGRNHLTAEQLCRFLVEVQGQTEVLVSDAEKIIERITCARHHITKFLRHTLNLDDFFSFLFSDDMNHPIDSKVHQDMESPLSHYFIYTSHNSYLTGNQINSECSDVPLIKALKRGVRALELDLWPNSTKDDILVLHGWAWTPPVDLIKCLRSIKDHAFSASAYPVILTLEDHLTPDLQAKAAEMMKEVFMDMLYFPESDGLKEFPSPEDLKYRVVVSTKPPKRNYEKDKDSESDVSGKASSDVSIDRVDDEKTEEETSEAKNEEVGFDKESSNLDFVTYSRLIAIPSGNAKNGLKKALTIDNGGVRRLSLREQKFKKATEIYGTEVMKFTQKNLLRIYPKATRVNSSNYRPYNGWMYGAQMVAFNMQGYGRALWMMHGMFRGNGGCGYVKKPDFMMNNGLGGQVFDPKAKLPVKTTLKVKVYMGKGWDSCFQRTCFNTWSSPNFYTRVGITGVRADKVMKKTKKEDNTWEPFWDEEFAFQLTAPELALLRIEVHDYNMPEKDDFSGQTCLPVTELRQGIRSVPLYDRKGERLVSVTLLMRFQFV
- the LOC104735911 gene encoding phosphoinositide phospholipase C 5 isoform X1 encodes the protein MKKEMGRYKMGLCFSDKLRMNRGSPPPDVVTAFVEYTEGRNHLTAEQLCRFLVEVQGQTEVLVSDAEKIIERITCARHHITKFLRHTLNLDDFFSFLFSDDMNHPIDSKVHQDMESPLSHYFIYTSHNSYLTGNQINSECSDVPLIKALKRGVRALELDLWPNSTKDDILVLHGWAWTPPVDLIKCLRSIKDHAFSASAYPVILTLEDHLTPDLQAKAAEMMKEVFMDMLYFPESDGLKEFPSPEDLKYRVVVSTKPPKRNYEKDKDSESDVSGKASSDVSIDRVDDEKTEEETSEAKNEEVGFDKESSNLDFVTYSRLIAIPSGNAKNGLKKALTIDNGGVRRLSLREQKFKKATEIYGTEVMKFTQKNLLRIYPKATRVNSSNYRPYNGWMYGAQMVAFNMQGYGRALWMMHGMFRGNGGCGYVKKPDFMMNNGLGGQVFDPKAKLPVKTTLKVKVYMGKGWDSCFQRTCFNTWSSPNFYTRVGITGVRADKVMKKTKKEDNTWEPFWDEEFAFQLTAPELALLRIEVHDYNMPEKDDFSGQTCLPVTELRQGIRSVPLYDRKGERLVSVTLLMRFQFV